From one Effusibacillus pohliae DSM 22757 genomic stretch:
- a CDS encoding PrkA family serine protein kinase: MDILDRLQAYRAQEQQLAWEGRFVDYLDLVRKNPKIAETAHSRIYNMIAAAGIDTDENGRKRYRFFEKEIFGLNAALERLVEEYFHSAARRLDVRKRILLLMGPVSGGKSTIVTLLKRGLEQYTRTPEGAVYAIKGCPMHEEPLHLIPNELRPEFEKELGVRIEGNLCPSCRLRLQNDYGNRVEDVLVERIVFSEDDRIGIGTFSPSDPKSQDIADLTGSIDFSTISVYGSESDPRAYRFDGELNKANRGLMEFQEMLKCDEKFLWHLLSLTQEGNFKAGRFALISADEMIIAHTNESEYKAFIANKKNEALQSRMIVMPIPYNLRVSDEVKIYEKLVKQSDLKNIHIAPHALRTAAIFSILTRLKESKKQGMDLVKKMYLYDGTTVEGFKEKDVQELRAEAPDEGMSGVDPRYVINRISSALIRRDTPCINALDVLRALKEGLDQHPSITKEERERLLNFISIARKEYDEEAKKEVQKAFVYSYEESAKTLLENYLDNVEAYCNWQKIKDPITGEEIDPDEKLMRSIEEQIGISENAKKAFREEILIRISTYARRGKKFEYNSHERLREAIERKLFADLKDVVKITTSTKTPDATQLKKINEVTKRLIDEHGYCPICANELLRYTGSLLNR, encoded by the coding sequence ATGGACATTCTGGATCGACTGCAAGCGTACAGGGCTCAAGAACAGCAACTCGCCTGGGAAGGAAGGTTTGTCGATTACCTGGACCTGGTGCGCAAAAATCCCAAGATCGCTGAAACCGCCCATTCCCGTATTTACAATATGATCGCAGCTGCGGGAATCGATACAGATGAGAACGGACGCAAACGGTACCGTTTTTTTGAAAAAGAAATTTTTGGCCTGAATGCTGCACTGGAACGGCTCGTCGAAGAATATTTCCATTCGGCCGCGCGCAGGCTGGACGTGCGCAAGCGGATCCTTTTGCTGATGGGACCGGTCAGCGGCGGAAAATCAACGATCGTCACTCTTTTAAAAAGAGGACTGGAGCAGTACACCCGCACCCCGGAAGGCGCCGTCTACGCCATAAAAGGTTGCCCCATGCACGAGGAACCGCTGCATCTGATTCCGAATGAACTGCGGCCCGAATTTGAAAAAGAGCTTGGCGTGCGAATCGAAGGAAACCTTTGCCCTTCCTGCCGGTTGCGGCTGCAAAACGACTATGGCAACCGGGTGGAAGACGTGCTGGTGGAACGGATCGTCTTCTCGGAAGACGATCGGATCGGCATTGGGACGTTCTCGCCGTCCGATCCCAAATCGCAGGATATTGCCGATCTGACGGGAAGCATCGATTTTTCGACGATCTCGGTGTACGGGTCGGAGTCAGACCCCCGCGCCTATCGGTTCGACGGCGAACTCAACAAAGCCAACCGAGGCTTGATGGAGTTCCAGGAAATGCTGAAGTGCGACGAGAAGTTCCTCTGGCACCTGTTGTCGCTGACGCAGGAGGGCAATTTCAAAGCGGGCCGGTTTGCGCTCATCTCGGCCGACGAGATGATCATCGCCCATACGAACGAATCGGAATACAAGGCGTTTATCGCCAACAAGAAAAATGAGGCGCTGCAATCACGGATGATCGTGATGCCGATCCCCTACAATCTGCGGGTTTCGGATGAGGTCAAAATCTACGAAAAGCTGGTCAAACAAAGCGATCTGAAAAACATCCACATCGCCCCGCATGCGCTGCGCACGGCCGCGATATTCTCGATTCTCACCAGGCTGAAAGAATCGAAAAAACAGGGCATGGACCTGGTCAAAAAGATGTACCTGTACGACGGCACTACGGTTGAGGGTTTCAAGGAAAAGGACGTGCAGGAACTGCGGGCGGAAGCACCGGATGAAGGCATGAGCGGAGTCGATCCGCGCTATGTGATCAACCGCATCTCGAGCGCCCTGATTCGCCGTGACACCCCATGCATCAACGCGTTGGATGTATTGCGGGCATTGAAGGAAGGGCTCGACCAGCATCCGTCGATCACGAAGGAAGAGCGGGAACGTCTGCTCAACTTTATCTCGATCGCCCGCAAAGAGTATGACGAGGAAGCCAAGAAGGAAGTGCAGAAGGCGTTTGTCTACTCCTATGAAGAATCGGCCAAGACGCTGCTCGAGAATTACCTGGACAACGTGGAAGCCTACTGCAACTGGCAAAAGATCAAAGACCCGATCACCGGCGAGGAGATCGATCCGGACGAAAAACTGATGCGGTCGATCGAAGAGCAGATCGGCATCTCCGAAAACGCGAAAAAAGCGTTCCGGGAAGAAATTCTGATTCGCATCTCCACGTACGCGCGGCGCGGCAAAAAATTTGAATACAACTCGCACGAGCGGTTGCGGGAAGCGATTGAACGGAAGCTGTTCGCCGACTTGAAAGATGTGGTCAAGATCACCACATCGACCAAGACGCCGGACGCCACCCAGTTGAAGAAGATCAACGAAGTCACCAAGCGCCTGATCGACGAGCACGGCTACTGCCCGATCTGTGCCAACGAATTGCTGCGCTACACCGGCAGCCTGCTGAATCGCTAA